The Gammaproteobacteria bacterium region CGGTCTGATGTTGCCCAATTAATTGCTTCTTCGGCAGTTAATTTAAGCCCTATTTTGTTTTGTATATTTTGGCGAATTCCGACACCTAAATCAGCTATAGAGAAGTCCAATGCATGCCGATTTGGGAAATATTGACCACAACTAAAAATTCCAAGTTTGGTATCCGAATGTATCACTGCATTACTAAAAATTTCAAAGATATTTTTTTGAAATTTATTTCTTAGCATCAAAGACATCTTAGGTATCTCTGATCGGGGTAAAAATTCATTAGCGATATATTCAGCAAAAGCTCGATCATCTTTTACATCAAAGCGACGATAAGGAATAGTAGTACTCCAGTTATCAGGAATTTGCACATATCCAAAATGGTTAAGAAATCCATTTTTCGCAAGAATTCTTTCTATTTCAGGGGCTAAATTAGTAAATTTAATAGTATTTACCTGATCACCTAAACGATAAAGAATAGCACCTAATGCCGCACACATATCGGCATCAAACCAATTGACCAATTGCATATTTATTTCAATATCTTCGAAAAAACAGGAGGCTGTCT contains the following coding sequences:
- a CDS encoding ATP-binding protein, with product MQLVNWFDADMCAALGAILYRLGDQVNTIKFTNLAPEIERILAKNGFLNHFGYVQIPDNWSTTIPYRRFDVKDDRAFAEYIANEFLPRSEIPKMSLMLRNKFQKNIFEIFSNAVIHSDTKLGIFSCGQYFPNRHALDFSIADLGVGIRQNIQNKIGLKLTAEEAINWATSDRNTTKRGQVPGGLGLKLLGEFIDVNGGCIQIVSEYGYWQRKKNQIETAQLVAPFPGTVVSIEINSNDPATYKLVAEITENIF